From the genome of Geobacter sp. SVR, one region includes:
- a CDS encoding PEP-CTERM sorting domain-containing protein (PEP-CTERM proteins occur, often in large numbers, in the proteomes of bacteria that also encode an exosortase, a predicted intramembrane cysteine proteinase. The presence of a PEP-CTERM domain at a protein's C-terminus predicts cleavage within the sorting domain, followed by covalent anchoring to some some component of the (usually Gram-negative) cell surface. Many PEP-CTERM proteins exhibit an unusual sequence composition that includes large numbers of potential glycosylation sites. Expression of one such protein has been shown restore the ability of a bacterium to form floc, a type of biofilm.) → MRHGMRFTVVLAVLFGVLVGQAHALVLFVDSFSTPTSNWTTTGNVNTVGISVSSVIQAQQGRYDLSSWGRSLTGGIALAQMNHDSQMVGAMTTYEMNPLSRSTPFSLSFNYGIAWTLVNPSGNTGDIGYVSALLRGDGKLLAEKDIQWSTTSTGPKSEITTGHITLPADYFQNLGTDFAKYTLEFDFHNTNNAFDAIVGIDDVVFDLWYTGGENGLLPVPVPAPVPEPASCLLLASGLAGLGAYAKRKRLGRKPV, encoded by the coding sequence ATGAGACATGGCATGCGTTTCACGGTAGTTCTGGCGGTGTTGTTCGGCGTCCTGGTGGGGCAGGCCCATGCCCTCGTGTTGTTTGTCGACAGTTTTTCAACGCCTACAAGTAACTGGACCACTACGGGCAACGTGAATACTGTCGGCATCTCCGTGAGTTCGGTTATCCAGGCCCAACAGGGGCGGTACGACCTGTCATCCTGGGGTAGGAGTTTGACCGGCGGCATCGCTCTTGCACAGATGAACCATGACAGTCAGATGGTGGGGGCCATGACGACGTATGAGATGAATCCATTGTCTAGATCCACACCCTTCTCGCTGTCATTCAACTACGGTATTGCGTGGACGCTGGTTAATCCGAGCGGCAACACGGGCGACATCGGCTATGTTTCGGCCCTGTTGAGAGGGGATGGCAAGTTGCTGGCGGAGAAGGATATACAGTGGTCCACAACATCCACGGGACCGAAGTCCGAGATCACTACGGGGCATATCACCCTGCCGGCCGACTACTTCCAGAATTTGGGTACGGATTTCGCCAAGTACACGCTGGAGTTCGATTTTCACAACACGAACAACGCCTTTGACGCCATTGTCGGGATCGACGACGTGGTGTTTGACCTATGGTATACCGGCGGCGAAAATGGCTTGCTTCCGGTACCCGTACCCGCCCCGGTGCCCGAACCGGCCTCCTGTCTGCTGCTTGCCAGCGGCTTGGCGGGCCTTGGGGCTTATGCTAAGAGAAAGCGTCTGGGACGTAAGCCTGTCTGA
- a CDS encoding MFS transporter — protein MVEQQHVGRSTLILLLGLAGFMVVADNWVVSPILPSIAASLHISIPTAGLLITAYMIPFGIFQIIFGPLADRYGKKQVITFSMIMFTVATGLCAFGTGLASVGMFRALTGVFAASVMPISFALIGDSFPMQERQQALGTFIGISFLGQGLSMAMGGIISYFFNWRGVFLVYAVVSLVPTAMLIKNYRRIPSRKNPDSTIIAPYLKLLSNPECLFTYMAIVLEGTFIIGSFSYGGSYLSTVHHYNPLQIGLVMTGFGIMSVLGGRVCGKLANAIGSLKVLRSGLLFAAMGDLIIYLQGTNIALFMIGIAFLGLGFIFTHSTLVTRATGFAEKARGTAMSLVAFCFMGSGGIGTAIGGRLIAGYGMDSVFAIYGTGLVVALVLCIVLLREQEGETATCRLANVEHAASEQNA, from the coding sequence ATGGTGGAACAGCAACACGTCGGCAGAAGCACTCTCATTCTTCTTCTCGGCCTCGCCGGGTTTATGGTCGTGGCGGACAACTGGGTGGTATCGCCCATCTTGCCGTCCATTGCCGCGAGCCTGCATATCAGCATCCCGACCGCCGGGCTTCTGATCACGGCCTATATGATCCCATTCGGGATTTTCCAGATCATATTCGGGCCACTTGCCGACCGGTACGGCAAAAAACAGGTGATTACCTTCTCCATGATCATGTTCACCGTGGCGACCGGCCTGTGTGCCTTCGGTACCGGACTCGCCAGCGTGGGGATGTTCCGGGCGCTGACCGGCGTCTTTGCCGCCTCGGTGATGCCGATCTCGTTCGCGCTGATCGGTGATTCCTTCCCGATGCAGGAGCGGCAACAGGCCTTGGGCACGTTCATCGGCATCTCCTTCCTGGGGCAGGGGCTCAGCATGGCGATGGGGGGCATTATCTCCTATTTCTTCAACTGGCGCGGGGTGTTCCTGGTGTACGCCGTAGTGTCGTTAGTGCCGACCGCGATGCTGATCAAGAATTATCGGCGGATTCCCTCCCGGAAAAATCCCGACAGCACGATCATCGCGCCATATCTTAAGCTGCTCTCGAACCCGGAGTGTCTCTTCACCTACATGGCCATAGTGCTGGAGGGAACCTTCATTATCGGCAGTTTCTCTTACGGCGGCTCATATCTCTCCACCGTCCATCACTATAACCCGCTGCAGATCGGCCTGGTTATGACAGGCTTCGGTATCATGTCGGTGCTCGGTGGCCGGGTGTGCGGTAAGCTCGCCAACGCCATTGGCTCCTTGAAGGTGCTCAGGAGTGGTTTGCTGTTCGCTGCCATGGGGGATTTGATTATCTACCTACAAGGGACAAACATCGCGCTCTTCATGATCGGCATCGCCTTCCTGGGGCTGGGCTTCATCTTTACCCATTCCACCCTGGTGACCAGGGCGACCGGCTTTGCCGAAAAGGCAAGGGGGACCGCGATGTCGCTGGTAGCCTTCTGCTTCATGGGGAGCGGCGGCATCGGTACCGCCATCGGCGGGCGGTTGATTGCCGGGTACGGCATGGATTCGGTTTTTGCGATCTACGGCACGGGATTGGTCGTTGCCCTGGTGCTTTGCATCGTGCTGCTCAGGGAGCAGGAGGGTGAAACTGCTACCTGCCGACTGGCGAACGTGGAGCATGCGGCATCCGAGCAAAATGCATGA
- a CDS encoding helix-turn-helix domain-containing protein yields MMICPIEVTVNLLGDKWKVLIMRNLLLRGTQRFGELSRGINGVSQKMLTQQLRQLEKDDLVTRKVYPEVPPRVEYSLTDFGRSLKPIFEAMNSWGTNYLGLKGEYPL; encoded by the coding sequence ATGATGATCTGTCCGATCGAGGTAACCGTAAACCTGCTGGGTGACAAATGGAAGGTGCTGATCATGAGGAATCTGCTGTTGAGAGGCACTCAGCGCTTCGGGGAACTCAGCAGGGGGATCAACGGCGTGAGCCAGAAGATGCTGACGCAGCAGCTTCGCCAACTGGAAAAGGACGATCTCGTCACCCGGAAGGTTTACCCGGAAGTTCCGCCGCGCGTCGAGTACTCGCTCACTGATTTCGGTCGAAGCCTGAAGCCGATCTTTGAAGCCATGAACAGTTGGGGCACAAACTACCTCGGGTTGAAGGGGGAATACCCCCTATAA